One Kitasatospora sp. MAP12-44 DNA segment encodes these proteins:
- a CDS encoding cytidine deaminase yields MTTQTHDVDHELIQAAAHVARTRCRGDNHTMAAAARALDGRIVTAVNAYHFTGGPCAELVLIGAAAAQGVYELDTIVAVGDRDRGVVPPCGRCRQALLDYFPTLKVIVGADDRLRTVSITDLLPESYVWADHQLDAEQTAPLSTS; encoded by the coding sequence GACCACGAACTCATCCAGGCCGCGGCCCACGTCGCGCGCACCCGCTGCCGGGGCGACAACCACACGATGGCTGCCGCGGCCCGCGCCCTGGACGGCCGGATCGTCACCGCGGTGAACGCCTACCACTTCACGGGAGGCCCCTGCGCCGAGCTGGTCCTCATCGGCGCGGCAGCCGCCCAAGGCGTCTACGAGCTGGACACGATCGTCGCCGTGGGCGACCGCGATCGGGGTGTCGTTCCCCCGTGCGGTCGATGCCGCCAGGCCCTCCTCGACTACTTCCCGACCCTCAAGGTCATCGTCGGTGCGGACGACCGCCTCCGGACCGTTTCCATCACCGACCTGCTTCCCGAAAGCTACGTCTGGGCTGACCACCAGCTCGACGCTGAGCAGACCGCGCCACTCAGCACGAGCTGA